In Nicotiana tabacum cultivar K326 chromosome 11, ASM71507v2, whole genome shotgun sequence, a single window of DNA contains:
- the LOC142165821 gene encoding uncharacterized protein LOC142165821 → MVSASRKDWSVKLDEALWAYRATFKTTIWTSPFKLLYEKSCHLPVEIEHKVYWAIKLLNLDLSLAGGHIMSQVNELKEFILDTCENARIFKEKKKKWHDHLIKPKEFHEVEKVFLYNSILRFFPRKVKLDGRDSMR, encoded by the coding sequence ATGGTTAGTGCTTCCAGAAAAGATTGGTCAGTAAAGTTAGATGAAGCTCTATGGGCGTATAGAGCAACGTTCAAAACAACCATATGGACTTCACCCTTCAAGTTGTTATATGAAAAGTCATGTCACTTACCCGTGGAGATAGAACATAAGGTTTATTGGGCAATTAAATTGCTTAATCTTGATCTTAGTCTTGCAGGTGGGCACATAATGTCACAGGTGAATGAGCTGAAGGAATTCATATTGGACACGTGTGAGAATGCGcgaattttcaaggaaaagaagaagaaatggcaTGACCATTTGATTAAACCAAAAGAATTTCATGAAGTGGAAAAGGTCTTTCTATACAATAGTATACTCAGATTTTTCCCCAGAAAAGTTAAGCTAGATGGACGGGACAGTATGAGGTGA